The following nucleotide sequence is from Zea mays cultivar B73 chromosome 1, Zm-B73-REFERENCE-NAM-5.0, whole genome shotgun sequence.
tcaccacaatagcatacattagccacaactggatgattgtggttggggattttatctatatgttttttagaacatctcggcattagggggaggaatgcccatatagtataatgcctcaatattctattaaacgcacaaaagccaaactgaatctatcgttcagtgtgtactcctgtgtatatggagtttgccagaaattgttgaggagtaaccatattggtctgaatgcttctacctgatgtagatgtggatatacccgggattaatataatatccacatttgacttattggcatttgatctattctcggggacgcctgcgaatatgatccgttggtcttagtcaaagcatatattctaattgcagattcacgtggtctgtaataactctcctccaatggactcgccctgctggtgatttgcctcacgaagaggttcatcttgatgatgaaattcctagcaatgcgcgcaatatcattgtgctgggaatacggaacaatgaatctttcgttttgggaaatgacgaagatcattattaaatgtgggagacaaatgtgtcgacacctatattgcctctatagattgcaaagggatccaaaacaaagtcctaggcatgagtgcttgaagctctcttatcgggtcattgataaatgcaatcgaggctgaaccaataatcgcaaaatgaaagtcacgagcttgaagttcggacatttatgggcactattgaaataatgtgtggtgaatgcgatggttcaagtggtcttgtgagagacccatcccacatatgtgttgaataaacactgttccgctatgtaatatatctggcaaatggcatgaattaaaatatgcagttaataggattctgaagatccatcatgagatcctaggaggacccatatctttgaattataaatatgcaacatataaatctcgtaccgaataatacattcctagCGAATGAACACTCTCTTATGTAGAGAGAATATgtcctagatgagattatagttccttaaTGGAACCTTTCAAGAAGAAATAAAGTCTatgttaaacaccaaagtttgataatccctataaagggataaagacccatacagacccgaaaaggaatgaGACGAGGTACCAACGGACTTGAAGTTCactgaataagcacatgtgcattccacgagttttactcatggtattttccacttgatgtggaattacggtatcctctaaagccatgatggcagaaacctataaggtttaggtgttactggcaaaatatccccattgtgccagaatgacagactataacgatgtatctgatcgataaaaaaaaatccctgatggattacgatctttgatggacttttgttacaccatcatagatgttgcaatggatgaacgcttggagcgatgtgtcatatttagaatatgtactattgcaactatattatcccctaagtcctattgaaggacatgctatttgctttgcacaactatgtataaattgtggtgtaagatagaaaatgatagcacccaacctcatccattctcattattccagatgaacaatgagacatatatcttgaagaatatgcttgagttatgagggataacgactttgacagatgtcatcgtcagggggagcgaatgcttatattgatcacaatcgtgagataataaatgtcatattctatgccctgaaggcgtgagcttgatgatcaatatgtgaacctttatggaactttctatcaaatatatatatCCCGTCGATTGAACAtcatcagtcaaagtggcttatttatattgatacgtgcacttacctcgtatatcctagaagtgagtagaggtaaagttcctcaaatagtccttgcaaggatatgcaatctgtttgctaaatctttatgtgcatatacttccagaaaAAGATGTTTTGTCTTATTGATAcgtttttgcaaggatcagggggagcacatttctaaagttagcccttaaagattcgatagaatctagatccgaGAGGATggaaatctgtcccgatgacagctgttgtactctttttcccttggtgagttttcatgaagtttctcacatgaggtttttaacgaggcaacaaagtgcaaatgtaaTTTGTaacaccatgcactctttctccacattttcccactgggtttttcggagttttaacgaggcatgtgttggtcgcggtattcgcccaagggggagtgttgagaaaccctaatgaagggttatgtgggcaaataccgaatatagccctgagggctatcgcgtctctatatatagagcCTGTACCCCGCATATGGAAGAGAcaacagaaagaggccagaggcccaaccctatatccagtgtctcgtgtgtttcctctgtcatgcttatgggaagggagacgagtACTCTAcaacttcttgcgcctctactgctgacgggagggaagggagcggatctggtgatccgtggtaacgtagttctcaacaataATCTAGTCTAGCAACCTAAATTAAAGGCCGAACCAGTATACACACGCGACCATAGGATTATACATCAACGGTCCATGTTTTAAGATATCGTGATTGGATCACCACCGCACATCAGTCAACCCACGATCGAGGATGCTACCCGAATCAGTACGCGCTCCGAACTAATCTCAACCATCAGTAATAGGATCGATGACCCAGACACCTTCTTCTACACTGGATGGGCACCCGGTGGTGCCGCATCATGCCCACGGCGGAGGGCTTGCCGGAATCGTGTGACCAGATGCCCCTAAGCCCCAAAAGGCAAACCGAACTAAGTACACGTCCTAAGTACTGAGGCGAATTGTTTGAGGGTATTCTCACCAGTGGTGAATATGTAGCGGAGTCTGGCAACAGCGTGGCGTGGCCGGCGGTACTCCCTGGATTTCGGTGAACAATTCGTCCGTCACCAGCCGTTGAATCCCGCCCCCAAAGTTGAAAGCACAAGTGTCGAGCACCATGGACCGCTCCTGATCCCAAAGCGAGGCATGTATCGTGGTCAAGCCCGGTTCGGCTGGCAACGACGACGAGCTCTTCCCGCTTTGTCATTGTGTTGGTGGTGGTGCTTGGCTGTTTGCGATGTCATTGACCTTTTGGGACAGGGGCGCGTAGGCCTGGGAATGGGCCATAGAAACTCATGGGTATAAAGGGCCTCTAAATTCATGGGCTAATAATTTTTGATCTTTTTTGGTTCACTGTTGATTAGGATAGGGTTGGATCAAGCCATTTTATTAAAGGGCCAGCACGGAACAATCATCAAACCTGGCCCAATCGTGTGCGTGGACCATGTGAAGGGCACAGCCCATGGATCATGTGAGAAGGCACAACCCGTGGTTCCTGTAGGCTGTAGTGTCTTCCTCCACGGTTTGGTCGTCCGAAGAGCGGCGGTGAGCGCTGAGGGGCCCCCGCCGGCGCCTGCAGCACGCCCTGTCGCTTCAGCCTGCAAGCGACGCACGCCACTGACACCTCCACTGCGGCGATCGGAGCCGCGCGCTAGATCCAACACTCTCACCGGAATCGTGGCGGATTCCGGCGCCGGCGGCCCCGCTCCAGATCTGCCGCCTTCGGGTGGCGTTGGCCTGCCGCCTGCCTGCCTGGGTGGAGTGCTTCGCAGACTCGCAGTGGCTGGCGGCCTTTCGTTGTCTCCAGGTTACCGCCTCCACTGCATTTGGTTCAGAGGCTACCTTTCTGTTGCCTTGCCAGTAACAAGTCTAGCATTGCCCGACACTGTGATGCACTGATGCCTTGTCGAGCGAGGATAGCGAGCAAGGATGTGTGCCTGCTATTTGCTTAACCTTGCACAACCTTTGTTATCATGTGTAGGAGTATAATTATAATCAGCTTCTTATATTATGTTTAAATTATAACTCAGGCATCACTGCATGTGCAGATGTTGTAGGTCCAGCGATTCACAGTTGCGATCAAAGCCAAACCATACAGTAGCAGTGTAGATTGATCTGCTCTGTGCCCTGTCATTTCTTGCAGTTGCAGTAGCAATTTATATCTTCAAATAAAATGCATATTCTACAACCAATCCAGTTATATTCGCTTTGAACCTTTTATTTAAATTTAAGAAAAAAAATCAATTATTTGATCTCTTGGAAAGAAAAGTAAGAATTGTACGTATGTTAAATGAACGTAGCACCTTGGCTGGGTCCGCGCAGGGGCTGGACGACAGTAATAAGTCATATGGTGATTTAAATTGTTAAGTACGCTAGGAATAAGTCATAAATTGGTTGTGATTTTTTAGGCCATATTCCTAGGCGTGTGCCTCACTTATAACTTGTGTAACGATTTTCATTTGGTGATCTTGCAGTCTAGCCATGGAGAGGGTTTCATCAGCTCCAGAAATGGATGATGTTATCTCAACTGATCAGTCAAGCAGATCAACAAAAAGAAGGGCTAAAGTTTGGGATTATGTTGATTCAGAGCTAGTAGATGGGAAAGAGAAGGCGATCTGCAAATACTGTAAGGCCCACTTATCTTCTGTTGCGGGTAAAGGTACAACTCATCTGAATAGGCACATTTCTACGTATTGCCATGCAATTTCACAAGAAGAGAGACAAAGGTTCTTAGCGACCCAAAAAACAAAACCTGATGAGGCTCATGTTTTCGACCCTGTAGTCTTTCGAGGTCTAATAGCCAAGTACTTCCTTAGCGCAGAGATTTCATTTCGAAAGTGTGAAGATCCATCCTGGAAAGAAATGATAAATTACTGCCAACCATCTTTTCGATTAGTCGGTCGACAGACTGTCCGTTCAGATTGcattttgttgtatgaagaggagAAGTTGCAATTGATGGACCAGTTTACGAAGTTGAAATCCCATGTTAGTTTGACTGCCGATCTTTGGTCCTCTAACCAAAACCTTGGCTATCTTGGTGTAACAGCACATTTCATTAGTGAAGACTTTGATTTGCACAAAAAGATCATTGCATTCAAGAAAATTTCCTTACCTCATACATCTTATGTTGTGCAAGATGGTATTACCTCTTGTTTGCTAGAGTGGGGATTGGTTGGGGATTTGTTTACTCTAACATTGGATAATGCTAGTGTAAACAATAGAGCAATGAAAGATATGCGAGATGCATTGGGTAGTCAGATGTTTTTTAGTGGTGAACACCTCCATGTGAGATGTTCTTCTCATGTGCTCAATATCATGGTTCAAGCTGGACTGAAAGTCGTTCCAAATGCAATCGGGAGCGTGAGGGATATTATCAAGGTCGTGACATCTACACCATCTCGTTTGCAAATCTTCAATTCTATTGTTCAAGCATTGGGTCTTAAAAGTAAATCAGGGCTGATTCTTGATGTTCCACATCGTTGGAATGCAACGTATGATATGTTAAATGAAGCACTAAAATATAAGGCTGCTCTTAATAGGTATGCAACAGAGCAACATCATGAATGTCCCACTGAAGAAGATTGGTCAAAGGCAGAAGCTCTTCATGGTTTTCTACAAGAGTTTAGTGATGCAACCAAAGCATTCTCAGCGGATAGACATCCCACATCTCATCTTTTTCTCAAGTTGTTGCTCGTTATCCGAGGTGTGCTGCTTGATGTGACTTGGAACTCAAATGAACTCATTAATGAGATGGCAAATGTTATGTATGCTAAGTTCCAAAAATATTGGGAAAATCCTAATATTGTGTTGCTCATAGCTGCTGTTCTAGATCCATCAATGAAGACCGAATTTGTCAAGTTCTATTTCTACACAATTGGTGATAATGTTGATGTGAAGATGAGGGAGCTAAAAAGGTACTTGAAGAAATATTACCTAGAGTATGAGAAAATCATAAGGAGTCCTAGTTTGCCTGTCTTTATTCCTCATGAGGATCAGATGAGAAGTGAGACTTTTACTTCTTCACCTCTCTGTGGTAAAAGAAGGGTGGAACATGCATTTGCTCAATTTGCATCTCAAAATATGGATGCCCGTCCAGAGCGAACAGAAATGGATACTTACTTGGAGGACCCTAGGATCCTTGTCAAGCCGGATGAAAACTTCAATGTTTTAGGATGGTGGAAGAAAAACATAGATGCCTATCCAATATTGTCTTTGATGGCTAGAGATTTTTTGGCTATTCCTGTGAGTACGGTATCCTCAGAATCTGCCTTTAGTGCAGCTGGTAGAATTCTTGGAAAAAATAGGACATCACTATCTCCTGAAACACTTGAAGCTTTAGTCTGTGCCAAAGACTGGTTGATTGGATTCAATGATGAAGAAGAAGGTAAATTATCATATAAAAGTATACTTTGCTTCTATCTTATCTTTACATCGGCAACAATGAACTACATGACAATGACTTGAATTATCTACATTAATTCATGTAGGTGAACCAATGACAGGAAAGCGAATGTTTGATTcagatgatgaagaagatgatTGGGAAATTTGATGTAGGTAAAAcaataatttttcattttcttaatCACTAAAGTTTCATCTCTTTAGAAACATTTTCACTGTTGGAGCAGCAAGACTGCAACAATGCAGTAATTCAGATTTTATAAATAATTGGATTAGTAATTGCAGGTAGCTCACCACCATTTCTTTAATACAAACTCAATTTCATGATTCACCATTTTCAGATTTAGGTCCAATGAGCAGATGTTTAGTAGAATAGCCTGTTGTTGAGTGTAGCAAGATCGATGATTCAGTGATAACAAAGTgacttaccttctccttcatcTATGCACATTCAAGGTAACTACTGAACCGTTGTTTGGGAACTACGTACTGAACCATTGCCTGCTATCCAGCTGAACCGTTGCCTGCTATCCAGCTGAACCGTTCGGCCACCATCCATGAGAAGATGATGGAAATGTGGAAAAGCAATTTCATTGTGAACTGTTGCCTGCTATCTAGCTAAGATGTTTGCTGTCAGTTCCGGGACTGATATATATATGCTTATGATGTGTATTTTGAGACAGATGGATGTAAATAGTTTTTTGGTAGACTTGCGTTCTGCAATGGGTGGCCATGTATGTGTGAGCCCATGAATTATACTAATTCAATAAGCTAGTGGTGGTGCTTGCATGTTTGTGGGGGCCCTTGGATTGCTAATGTAACATTGCCATGGATTTTTAAAGGATCGGGGCAGGGTTTGTGGAGTCCAGGTAAGCCTGGGAATGGGTCATAATCCGATCCTAACCCCACTTCAATCCTAGAATACTAAGAGTAGATCCAGCCCTATTTGAATCCAAACTAATTTGGTGCAGCTCAATCCAAAACTGATTTTAAAGCCTTTGCCACCCAACCCTGCCCCGATCCTTTAAAAATCCATGGCAATGTTACATTAGCAATCCAAGGGCCCCCACAAACATGCAAGCACCACCACTAGCTTATTGAATTAGTATAATCCATGGGCTCACACATACATGGCCACCCATTGCAGAACGCAAGTCTACCAAAAAACTATTTACATCCATCTGTCTCAAAATACACATCATAAGCATATATATATCAGTCCCGGAACTGACAGCAAACATCTTAGCTGGATAGCAGGCAACGGTTCACAATGAAATTGCTTTTCCACATTTCCATCACCTTCTCATGGACGGTGGTCGAACGGTTCAGCTGGATAGCAGGCAACGGTTCAGCTGGATAGCAGGCAATGGTTCAGTACGTAGTTCCCAAACAACGGTTCAGTAGTTACCTTGAATGTGCATAgatgaaggagaaggtaagtcACTTTGTTATCACTGAATCATCGATCTTGCTACACTCAACAACAGGCTATTCTACTAAACATCTGCTCATTGGACCTAAATCTGAAAATGGTGAATCATGAAATTGAGTTTGTATTAAAGAAATGGTGGTGAGCTACCTGCAATTACTAATCCAATTATTTATAAAATCTGAATTACTGCATTGTTGCAGTCTTGCTGCTCCAACAGTGAAAATGTTTCTAAAGAGATGAAACTTTAGTGattaagaaaatgaaaaattattgTTTTACCTACATCAAATTTCCCAatcatcttcttcatcatctgAATCAAACATTCGCTTTCCTGTCATTGGTTCACCTACATGAATTAATGTAGATAATTCAAGTCATTGTCATGTAGTTCATTGTTGCCGATGTAAAGATAAGATAGAAGCAAAGTATACTTTTATATGATAATTTACCTTCTTCTTCATCATTGAATCCAATCAACCAGTCTTTGGCACAGACTAAAGCTTCAAGTGTTTCAGGAGATAGTGATGTCCTATTTTTTCCAAGAATTCTACCAGCTGCACTAAAGGCAGATTCTGAGGATACCGTACTCACAGGAATAGCCAAAAAATCTCTAGCCATCAAAGACAATATTGGATAGGCATCTATGTTTTTCTTCCACCATCCTAAAACATTGAAGTTTTCATCCGGCTTGACAAGGATCCTAGGGTCCTCCAAGTAAGTATCCATTTCTGTTCGCTCTGGACGGGCATCCATATTTTGAGATGCAAATTGAGCAAATGCATGTTCCACTCTTCTTTTACCACAGAGAGGTGAAGAAGTAAAAGTCTCACTTCTCATCTGATCCTCATGAGGAATAAAGACATGCAAACTAGGACTCCTTATGATTTTCTCATACTCTAGGTAATATTTCTTCAAGTACCTTTTTAGCTCCCTCATCTTCACATCAACATTATCACCAATTGTGTAGAAATAGAACTTGACAAATTCGGTCTTCATTGATGGATCTAGAACAGCAGCTATGAGCAACACAATATTAGGATTTTCCCAATATTTTTGGAACTTAGCATACATAACATTTGCCATCTCATTAATGAGTTCATTTGAGTTCCAAGTCACATCAAGCAGCACACCTCGGATAACGAGCAACAACTTGAGAAAAAGATGAGATGTGGGATGTCTATCCGCTGAGAATGCTTTGGTTGCATCACTAAACTCTTGTAGAAAACCATGAAGAGCTTCTGCCTTTGACCAATCTTCTTCAGTGGGACATTCATGATGTTGCTCTGTTGCATACCTATTAAGAGCAGCCTTATATTTTAGTGCTTCATTTAACATATCATAGGTTGCATTCCAACGATGTGGAACATCAAGAATCAGCCCTGATTTACTTTTAAGACCCAATGCTTGAACAATAGAATTGAAGATTTGCAAACGAGATGGTGTAGATGTCACGACCTTGATAATATCCCTCACGCTCCCGATTGCATTTGGAACGACTTTCAGTCCAGCTTGAACCATGATATTGAGCACATGAGAAGAACATCTCACATGGAGGTGTTCACCACTAAAAAACATCTGACTACCCAATGCATCTCGCATATCTTTCATTGCTCTATTGTTTACACTAGCATTATCCAATGTTAGAGTAAACAAATCCCCAACCAATCCCCACTCTAGCAAACAAGAGGTAATACCATCTTGCACAACATAAGATGTATGAGGGAAGGAAATTTTCTTGAATGCAATGATCTTTTTGTGCAAATCAAAGTCTTCACTAATGAAATGTGTTGTTACACCAAGATAGCCAAGGTTTTGGTTAGAGGACCAAAGATCGGCAGTCAAACTAACATGGGATTTCAACTTCGTAAACTGGTCCATCAATTGCAACTTctcctcttcatacaacaaaatgCAATCTGAACGGACAGTCTGTCGACCGACTAATCGAAAAGATGGTTGGCAGTAATTTATCATTTCTTTCCAGGATGGATCTTCACACTTTTGAAATGAAATCTCTGCGCTAAGGAAGTACTTGGCTATTAGACCTCGAAAGACTACAGGGTCGAAAACATGAGCCTCATCAGGTTTTGTTTTTTGGGTCGCTAAGAACCTTTGTCTCTCTTCTTGTGAAATTGCATGGCAATACGTAGAAATGTGCCTATTCAGATGAGTTGTACCTTTACCCGCAACAGAAGATAAGTGGGCCTTACAGTATTTGCAGATCGCCTTCTCTTTCCCATCTACTAGCTCTGAATCAACATAATCCCAAACTTAAGCCCTTCTTTTTGTTGATCTGCTTGACTGATCAGTTGAGATAACATCATCCATTTCTGGAGCTGATGAAACCCTCTCCATGGCTAGACTGCAAGATCACCAAATGAAAATCGTTACACAAGTTATAAGTGAGGCACACGCCTAGGAATATGGTCTAAAAAATCACAACCAATTTATGACTTATTCCTAGCGTACTTAACAATTTAAATCACCATATGACTTATTACTGTCGTCCAGCCCCTGCGCGGACCCAGCCAAGGTGCTACGTTCATTTAACATACGTACAATTCTTACTTTTCTTTCCAAGAGATCAAATAATTGATTTTTTTTTCTTAAATTTAAATAAAAGGTTCAAAGCGAATATAACTGGATTGGTTGTAGAATATGCATTTTATTTGAAGATATAAACTGCTACTACAACTGCAAGAAATGACAGGGCACAGAGCAGATCAATCTACACTGCTACTGCATGGTTTGGCTTTGATCGCAACTGTGAATCGCTGGACCTACAACATCTGCACATGCAGTGATGCCTGAGTTATAATTTAAACATAATATAAGAAGCTGATTATAATTATACTCCTACACATGA
It contains:
- the LOC109943503 gene encoding zinc finger BED domain-containing protein RICESLEEPER 2; amino-acid sequence: MERVSSAPEMDDVISTDQSSRSTKRRAKVWDYVDSELVDGKEKAICKYCKAHLSSVAGKGTTHLNRHISTYCHAISQEERQRFLATQKTKPDEAHVFDPVVFRGLIAKYFLSAEISFRKCEDPSWKEMINYCQPSFRLVGRQTVRSDCILLYEEEKLQLMDQFTKLKSHVSLTADLWSSNQNLGYLGVTAHFISEDFDLHKKIIAFKKISLPHTSYVVQDGITSCLLEWGLVGDLFTLTLDNASVNNRAMKDMRDALGSQMFFSGEHLHVRCSSHVLNIMVQAGLKVVPNAIGSVRDIIKVVTSTPSRLQIFNSIVQALGLKSKSGLILDVPHRWNATYDMLNEALKYKAALNRYATEQHHECPTEEDWSKAEALHGFLQEFSDATKAFSADRHPTSHLFLKLLLVIRGVLLDVTWNSNELINEMANVMYAKFQKYWENPNIVLLIAAVLDPSMKTEFVKFYFYTIGDNVDVKMRELKRYLKKYYLEYEKIIRSPSLPVFIPHEDQMRSETFTSSPLCGKRRVEHAFAQFASQNMDARPERTEMDTYLEDPRILVKPDENFNVLGWWKKNIDAYPILSLMARDFLAIPVSTVSSESAFSAAGRILGKNRTSLSPETLEALVCAKDWLIGFNDEEEGEPMTGKRMFDSDDEEDDWEI